A portion of the Acidobacteriaceae bacterium genome contains these proteins:
- a CDS encoding TonB-dependent receptor, whose protein sequence is MLSPLRDLSATFWRRRVTYTAAVGALALTVGAAAAQSLAGLGALNGVVRDPSGAVVPNADVELVNKNLGIDRHLKSTSDGLYLFPSLRPGEGYVIVVTAAGFGTSKTTSLTVHVGEQLAVPMSLTVNASDSVTVSDATAPIVDTSKTETSALINQAQIMNLPINGRRVDQFALLSPGVVQDGTTGEISFHGVPSGNAFLQDGVDVTNQWFVQNAGGSAVLSNISQDAVQEFRTEVAGYSAEFGRGAGGVVNTITKSGTNMFHGGAFWFFRNRTLNATDLFSKRTVNGTNVAFNPSEYRHQYGGTVGGPIIKDKLFFFASYEGTKRNFPIQSTLTSATVLDANGQLLTGACDTTVATVAQCTAAQTYLNRFHNATVPRNLNQNGGFGRIDWRQNDKSSWAFTGNLLNYSGTHVGVSSAAVTDGSGTSAVNYNVSTHIRNGHISNTYLVTDHSVNELRLGYNQDHRFQGLPTDLLPPGALRSALSVGPVSNLGVSVNALPNKQPSETRYTFDDTYSISKGKHQIKVGASLAYLRSYENGIYKGPGQYTYNSFTTWAQDLTPLPTDTLAGRHYAGFTQAIGHPITRITIRDYDFFAQDQWQITQKLMLNLGVRYDYATYTQPPAPAFAATDSTVGKINQPKLNFSPRIGFSYAENGGKTVFRGNYGIFYNRLPGATITRLQQLGGTIRKSLPTLTPATTYAPNYPAVLTDAALSTIPSSLVNTGFTKPGLGTPYVQEAQLGVEQQLSKDTSLNIGYLWARGLKFLQRSDLNIGAPTGSQTYTVNELNGTSHSLVLPTYLASAKKYSQYAQILQIDNSGRIWYDGLLVELKHRENRFLQGSINYTWSKAEDLTQGAASSNYYFSDTTDTLFNGAFPVNGRSGYSYEKGISAEDTRHRVVISGIAMIPTDMFHEHWKQQALAGWQLSPVFVWATPQHVNSTLTISASNSAWYQSGSITGLGGESPAYNRVPFLPISNLPLGTTAQLDARLTKKFPIKNAQTIELSFEAINALNHIRYTSVNQVGYTANGATSVITAASTAWPSGYGRGTASAGFPDGTNARRAQAAVRYTF, encoded by the coding sequence ATGCTTTCGCCTCTACGCGATCTCTCGGCGACGTTCTGGCGACGCCGGGTTACTTATACTGCTGCTGTTGGCGCTCTGGCGCTGACAGTCGGCGCTGCTGCGGCCCAGTCTCTGGCTGGCCTTGGCGCTCTGAACGGTGTCGTTCGCGACCCTTCGGGCGCAGTGGTCCCCAACGCTGACGTTGAGCTGGTCAACAAAAACCTCGGCATCGATCGCCACCTTAAGTCGACTTCGGACGGTCTTTACCTGTTCCCGTCGCTTCGTCCGGGTGAAGGCTACGTCATCGTGGTGACCGCTGCGGGCTTTGGAACATCGAAGACCACGTCGTTGACCGTGCATGTAGGTGAACAGCTTGCCGTACCGATGAGCCTTACGGTCAACGCGAGCGACAGCGTTACCGTCTCCGATGCGACCGCGCCGATTGTGGATACGTCCAAGACGGAAACGTCGGCTCTGATCAACCAGGCGCAGATCATGAACCTGCCCATCAACGGCCGCCGTGTGGATCAGTTCGCCCTGCTCTCGCCGGGCGTTGTGCAGGACGGTACAACGGGTGAAATCTCATTTCACGGCGTTCCATCCGGTAACGCCTTCCTCCAGGACGGTGTCGACGTAACGAACCAGTGGTTCGTGCAGAACGCTGGCGGCAGCGCCGTACTCTCGAACATCTCGCAGGACGCCGTGCAGGAGTTCCGCACGGAAGTCGCAGGCTACTCGGCTGAGTTCGGCCGTGGCGCAGGCGGCGTGGTCAACACGATTACCAAGAGCGGTACCAACATGTTCCATGGCGGAGCGTTCTGGTTCTTCCGCAACCGCACGCTGAACGCAACCGATCTGTTCTCCAAGCGCACGGTGAATGGCACGAACGTTGCATTCAACCCTTCGGAGTATCGCCACCAGTACGGCGGCACGGTGGGCGGTCCGATCATCAAGGACAAGCTCTTCTTCTTTGCCAGCTACGAAGGTACGAAGCGTAACTTCCCGATTCAGTCGACGCTGACCAGCGCGACGGTTCTCGATGCAAACGGACAGTTGCTGACGGGAGCCTGCGATACGACGGTAGCTACCGTTGCGCAGTGCACGGCAGCTCAGACGTATCTCAACCGCTTCCATAACGCGACAGTTCCACGCAACCTGAACCAGAACGGCGGCTTTGGCCGTATCGACTGGCGTCAGAATGACAAGAGTTCGTGGGCGTTCACCGGCAACCTGCTGAACTACTCCGGTACGCACGTCGGCGTTTCGTCGGCAGCGGTGACCGATGGTAGCGGTACTTCGGCTGTCAACTACAACGTCAGCACGCACATCCGTAACGGTCACATCTCAAACACCTACCTGGTCACGGACCACTCGGTAAACGAACTGCGCCTTGGCTATAACCAGGACCATCGCTTCCAGGGTTTGCCGACCGACCTGTTGCCTCCGGGCGCTCTCCGCTCCGCCCTCTCGGTCGGACCGGTAAGCAACCTGGGTGTTTCGGTGAACGCACTGCCCAATAAGCAGCCCAGCGAAACCCGCTACACCTTCGACGATACGTACTCGATCTCGAAGGGCAAGCACCAGATCAAGGTGGGCGCCAGCCTGGCGTACCTGCGTAGCTACGAAAACGGTATCTACAAGGGACCCGGCCAGTACACCTACAACTCGTTCACCACATGGGCTCAGGATTTGACCCCACTGCCAACCGATACCCTCGCTGGCCGTCATTATGCTGGTTTCACGCAGGCGATCGGCCACCCGATTACCCGCATCACGATCCGCGATTATGACTTCTTCGCTCAGGATCAGTGGCAGATTACGCAGAAGCTGATGCTGAACCTTGGCGTCCGTTATGACTACGCAACCTACACGCAGCCGCCGGCACCGGCATTCGCAGCCACCGACTCGACTGTTGGCAAGATCAACCAGCCCAAGCTGAACTTCTCGCCTCGTATCGGTTTCTCGTATGCCGAGAACGGTGGCAAGACGGTCTTCCGCGGCAACTACGGCATCTTCTACAACCGCCTTCCCGGTGCAACGATCACTCGTCTGCAGCAGCTCGGCGGTACGATTCGTAAGTCGCTGCCGACGCTTACGCCCGCAACCACCTACGCTCCAAACTATCCGGCTGTGCTGACCGATGCTGCGCTCTCGACGATTCCTTCGTCGCTTGTCAACACCGGTTTCACCAAGCCTGGTCTAGGTACTCCGTACGTTCAGGAAGCTCAGCTCGGCGTGGAGCAGCAGCTCTCCAAGGACACCAGCCTCAACATCGGTTACCTGTGGGCTCGCGGTCTGAAGTTCCTGCAGCGTTCGGATCTCAACATCGGCGCTCCGACAGGTTCGCAGACCTACACGGTGAACGAACTGAATGGCACCTCGCATTCGCTCGTGCTGCCGACCTACCTTGCCTCTGCGAAGAAGTACTCGCAGTACGCACAGATTCTGCAGATCGATAACTCGGGCCGTATCTGGTACGACGGTCTGCTGGTTGAGTTGAAGCACCGTGAGAACCGCTTCCTTCAGGGCTCGATCAACTACACCTGGTCGAAGGCAGAGGATTTGACCCAGGGCGCTGCGAGCTCGAACTACTACTTCAGCGATACGACCGATACGCTCTTCAACGGTGCTTTCCCGGTGAATGGCCGCAGCGGTTACTCGTATGAAAAGGGCATCTCGGCTGAAGATACACGTCACCGTGTTGTCATCAGCGGAATCGCGATGATCCCGACGGACATGTTCCACGAGCACTGGAAGCAGCAGGCCCTTGCAGGCTGGCAGCTTTCGCCGGTCTTCGTGTGGGCAACACCTCAGCATGTGAACTCGACGCTGACGATCTCGGCTTCGAACAGCGCATGGTATCAGTCGGGCAGCATCACCGGTCTCGGTGGCGAGTCGCCTGCTTATAACCGCGTGCCGTTCTTGCCGATCAGCAACCTACCGCTGGGCACAACCGCTCAGCTCGATGCGCGCCTCACCAAGAAGTTCCCGATCAAGAATGCACAGACGATCGAGCTGAGCTTCGAGGCGATCAACGCACTGAACCACATCCGCTACACCTCGGTGAACCAGGTTGGCTACACGGCCAACGGTGCAACGAGCGTGATCACGGCTGCTTCCACGGCATGGCCCTCGGGCTATGGTCGCGGTACGGCATCGGCCGGCTTCCCGGACGGTACCAATGCACGTCGTGCACAGGCAGCGGTTCGCTACACGTTCTAA
- a CDS encoding LysR family transcriptional regulator, whose protein sequence is MSDICGNGPALAPRRHVLELRTLSAFVTVAEKRSFVQAASALHLSQPAITAQIQRLEQELGVLLFDRTRRTVQLTHAGEAFLDGARDTLATAAEAAQAAQRAAQLQTLRLRFGFPPSASREIVPNITTEFHRRCPHVKLDLFSFHTSITVAELQSSSLDIGFVRLPVEAKGLRIIPAHHEPLVLCLPEGHPLAEAPHISIADLRNERFIMYGRKWAPGYHDHIVERCLEAGFQPVVSNVIDEMYLGPSLVAAGEGIAILPSMVVNSPSQKIVVRELHLHNLRSEMGIATRLSDESPITELAVKIAREVCLQYSLA, encoded by the coding sequence ATGAGCGATATTTGCGGAAATGGACCAGCTCTAGCCCCTCGGAGGCATGTTCTGGAACTGAGAACTCTCAGTGCGTTTGTCACCGTCGCGGAGAAGCGCAGCTTCGTCCAGGCCGCGAGCGCATTGCATTTGTCTCAGCCAGCGATTACGGCCCAGATTCAGCGGCTTGAACAAGAGCTTGGCGTCCTCCTCTTTGATCGAACCCGGCGTACCGTGCAGTTGACGCACGCGGGGGAAGCGTTTCTCGATGGAGCCAGGGACACCCTGGCGACTGCGGCAGAGGCCGCCCAGGCCGCGCAGCGAGCGGCGCAATTGCAGACGCTGCGGCTGCGTTTTGGCTTTCCGCCGTCGGCTTCGCGAGAGATTGTTCCCAACATCACGACCGAGTTTCACCGGCGATGTCCCCACGTAAAGCTTGATCTTTTTTCGTTTCATACGAGCATTACCGTGGCGGAGTTGCAGTCCTCTTCGCTCGATATCGGCTTCGTTCGTTTGCCCGTAGAAGCCAAGGGATTGCGCATCATTCCTGCTCATCATGAGCCTCTGGTGCTGTGTCTGCCGGAGGGCCATCCGCTGGCCGAAGCGCCGCATATTTCCATCGCCGATCTGCGCAATGAACGCTTCATCATGTACGGCCGGAAGTGGGCCCCGGGATACCACGACCACATCGTAGAACGCTGTCTGGAAGCGGGTTTTCAGCCTGTTGTGTCCAATGTGATCGACGAGATGTACCTTGGTCCGTCACTGGTTGCGGCAGGCGAAGGCATCGCGATTCTGCCCAGCATGGTGGTCAACTCGCCATCGCAGAAAATCGTGGTTCGCGAGCTGCATCTGCACAATCTGCGCTCGGAGATGGGCATCGCCACACGGTTGTCCGATGAGTCTCCGATTACCGAGCTGGCGGTCAAAATCGCCCGCGAAGTTTGCCTGCAATATTCCCTCGCGTAA
- a CDS encoding amidohydrolase family protein — MTSPMHGAAPLPVDLLITGADVVTFDDHDNVVLDGAIAILGNKIVWIGKASEAAALYAPKQTVKASGQIAMPGLIDAHYHTGQQLLRGKLAAIHRKHASKAPHWKNYYVPFECGLTPEDVYVSGIAGYTSMISVGTTCFLEAGGPHPDEMARAAVDVGIRGKVSLNTMDMDDTLPSNYRMTTSQALKENEALVKRWKSHETVNAWLSLRQIIVNTEELRLGMMHLAKELDTPIHTHLSEGTYEVDFTMNEYGKRPPGYMDSIGSLNEYIHAAHSILLTNEELDLYALRKVSACHCAFGNYGVGPQRFYEMIRRDIACGLGTDGPGGRCTLDMFEVAHYAVLGQTIEYGTLFHSGGPIGYDKMLKLACRNGARAARMANQIGSLEVGKLADVVLVAKTDYDQFPVVDPVITLGQNCNGRDVRTVVVNGRVVMKDREFLTIDLGPMREHVGQQYTSIMQRYHAQLDLKHTPY, encoded by the coding sequence ATGACCTCCCCGATGCATGGTGCAGCTCCTCTGCCTGTTGATCTTCTGATCACTGGTGCTGACGTTGTGACGTTTGACGACCACGATAACGTGGTGCTCGATGGTGCGATCGCCATCCTGGGCAACAAGATCGTCTGGATAGGCAAAGCTTCTGAAGCCGCAGCCCTTTACGCGCCGAAGCAGACGGTGAAAGCCAGCGGGCAGATCGCGATGCCCGGGCTGATCGATGCGCACTACCACACGGGGCAACAGCTTCTGCGCGGCAAGCTGGCGGCGATTCACCGCAAGCATGCGTCCAAGGCGCCGCACTGGAAGAACTACTACGTTCCGTTTGAGTGCGGGCTTACGCCGGAGGACGTCTACGTCAGCGGCATTGCGGGCTACACGTCGATGATCTCGGTGGGAACGACGTGCTTTCTCGAAGCAGGCGGGCCGCATCCGGATGAGATGGCGCGGGCGGCGGTGGATGTCGGGATTCGCGGCAAGGTTTCGCTGAACACGATGGATATGGACGACACGCTGCCGTCCAACTACCGCATGACGACATCGCAGGCGCTGAAGGAGAACGAAGCGCTGGTGAAGCGGTGGAAGAGCCACGAGACGGTGAACGCGTGGCTTTCGCTGCGGCAGATCATCGTCAACACGGAAGAGCTTCGCCTGGGCATGATGCATCTGGCGAAGGAGCTTGATACGCCTATCCACACGCACCTGTCGGAGGGGACGTACGAAGTCGACTTCACGATGAATGAGTACGGCAAGCGTCCGCCGGGGTATATGGATTCGATCGGTTCGTTGAACGAGTACATCCACGCGGCGCACTCCATTCTGCTGACCAACGAAGAGCTGGATCTCTATGCTCTGCGTAAGGTTTCGGCGTGCCACTGCGCGTTTGGCAACTATGGGGTTGGCCCGCAGCGGTTCTACGAGATGATTCGCCGCGATATCGCTTGCGGGCTGGGAACGGATGGCCCGGGCGGTCGTTGCACGCTGGATATGTTCGAGGTCGCGCACTATGCGGTGCTGGGGCAGACGATCGAGTATGGCACGCTGTTTCACTCGGGCGGCCCGATTGGCTACGACAAGATGTTGAAGCTGGCTTGTCGCAATGGTGCTCGCGCGGCGCGCATGGCCAACCAGATCGGGTCGCTGGAAGTGGGCAAGCTGGCGGACGTGGTGCTGGTGGCGAAGACGGATTACGACCAGTTCCCTGTTGTCGACCCTGTGATTACGCTGGGCCAGAACTGCAATGGACGCGACGTCCGCACGGTGGTGGTGAATGGCCGTGTGGTGATGAAGGATCGCGAGTTCCTCACGATTGACCTTGGCCCCATGCGCGAGCACGTAGGCCAACAGTACACCTCGATCATGCAGCGGTATCATGCGCAGTTGGATTTGAAGCATACGCCGTATTAG
- a CDS encoding amidohydrolase family protein, translating into MSEMKSGGLTRREFLAASAIAAVVAAPAVSRAEVLGAFTPPTNIDLLITGCDIVTFDDKDTVIADGAIAVKGNSIEWIGTAAEAATKYTPKETLKANGLIAMPGMTDTHMHTAQQFLRGVHRTTKRKGPGWKKTLIPFESGLAPEDVYNSGLVAYTSMISAGTTNFLEAGGPHPDEMGRAAVDVGIRGRISLNTCDMDGEGGALPKSHIMTTSQALKENEALVKRWQGHERVNAWLSLRQIVVNTEELRLGMSKLADELDVAIHTHLSEGTYEVDYTVENYNCRPPEYFAKIGIFNSRMHCAHSVLLTPSDVDLYAKHDASVAHCAFHNYYLAPHRMLDMVRQGVRVGLGSDGPGSHGTLDLFQVSHYAVMGQTIGYGMPFHAQGPISYAAMLKHACRGGAAAAHLGKKAGSLETGKLADIVLVGHDDYDQFTSMDPTITLGQNCVGHHVRHTVVDGKVVMKDREFLTLDVEKMRANVKERYPRIIANYEKAISVTQGG; encoded by the coding sequence ATGAGCGAAATGAAGTCAGGCGGGCTTACACGCCGCGAGTTTCTTGCCGCGAGCGCGATTGCTGCGGTTGTGGCTGCACCGGCAGTTTCGCGTGCTGAGGTGCTGGGCGCGTTTACGCCGCCGACGAACATCGACCTGCTGATCACAGGCTGCGACATTGTGACCTTTGACGATAAGGACACGGTCATTGCCGATGGTGCGATTGCGGTGAAGGGCAACTCGATTGAGTGGATTGGGACGGCAGCGGAAGCGGCGACGAAGTACACGCCGAAGGAGACGTTGAAGGCCAACGGGCTGATCGCGATGCCTGGCATGACGGACACGCACATGCATACGGCGCAGCAGTTTCTGCGCGGCGTACATCGCACGACCAAGCGCAAGGGCCCGGGCTGGAAGAAGACGCTGATTCCGTTTGAAAGCGGACTCGCGCCGGAGGACGTTTACAACAGCGGACTGGTGGCGTACACGTCGATGATTTCGGCGGGTACGACGAACTTTCTGGAAGCAGGCGGACCGCATCCGGATGAGATGGGCCGCGCGGCGGTGGATGTTGGCATTCGCGGACGCATCTCGCTGAACACGTGCGATATGGATGGCGAGGGCGGCGCGCTGCCGAAGTCGCACATCATGACGACGTCGCAGGCGCTGAAGGAGAACGAGGCGCTGGTGAAGCGGTGGCAGGGGCACGAGCGTGTGAACGCCTGGCTTTCGCTGCGGCAGATTGTGGTGAACACCGAAGAGCTTCGGCTGGGTATGTCCAAGCTTGCCGATGAGCTGGATGTGGCAATCCATACGCATCTTTCGGAAGGCACGTACGAGGTGGATTACACGGTGGAGAATTACAACTGCCGCCCGCCGGAGTACTTTGCGAAGATTGGCATCTTCAACAGCCGTATGCACTGCGCGCACTCCGTGCTGCTGACGCCGAGCGATGTGGATCTGTACGCCAAGCATGATGCGTCGGTGGCGCACTGCGCGTTCCATAACTACTACCTGGCGCCGCATCGCATGCTGGATATGGTTCGGCAGGGTGTGCGCGTTGGTCTTGGATCCGATGGGCCGGGCTCGCATGGCACGCTCGATCTCTTTCAGGTGTCGCATTATGCGGTGATGGGGCAGACGATTGGTTACGGTATGCCGTTCCACGCGCAGGGGCCGATCAGCTATGCGGCGATGCTGAAGCATGCGTGCCGTGGTGGCGCGGCGGCGGCGCATCTTGGCAAGAAGGCAGGATCGCTGGAGACGGGTAAGCTCGCCGATATCGTTCTGGTTGGCCATGACGATTACGATCAGTTCACGAGCATGGACCCGACGATTACGCTGGGTCAGAACTGCGTGGGACACCACGTGCGCCATACCGTTGTCGATGGCAAGGTTGTGATGAAGGACCGCGAGTTCCTGACGCTGGATGTAGAGAAGATGCGCGCCAATGTGAAGGAACGCTATCCGCGGATCATTGCTAATTATGAAAAGGCCATCTCTGTTACGCAGGGCGGCTAA
- a CDS encoding nucleoside hydrolase, with amino-acid sequence MKQVLTKLFACAALCVSVTAHAQRYVIADQDASGPGGSDMMSLLVFLQSPEVNLLGITVVTGDNWREQEVQHALRLTEAVGRTDVKVYPGAPFPLLRTPQSTRLQAQLYGKAHFEGAFSARNTEKAWDFVPPLREGAPTAKPAEEDASHFMIRMVHKYPHKVTIYAAGPLTNVAMACRLDPHFAELAQEIILMGGSLNPQTEKPEWSNWPRHEFNFWFDPEAASIVLRAPWKKITVTTIDASLKTRPDPEVLDGLAKAHSAAAEYVTKYTRRPVMINYLWDELAAAAWLDPKIITREQVAYMDVDTMAGPNYGDTLTYSEDAKPALPLNMVHAQMDVDLPRLQKYLVELLSKPAPKPYIEELTK; translated from the coding sequence ATGAAGCAAGTGTTGACGAAGTTGTTTGCCTGCGCGGCGCTGTGCGTGAGTGTGACTGCTCACGCGCAGCGTTACGTGATTGCGGACCAGGATGCATCGGGGCCGGGTGGCTCGGACATGATGAGTCTGCTGGTCTTTCTGCAGTCGCCCGAAGTGAACCTGCTGGGCATTACGGTGGTGACCGGCGATAACTGGCGCGAGCAGGAGGTGCAGCATGCGCTGCGGCTGACGGAGGCGGTTGGACGCACGGATGTGAAGGTGTATCCCGGAGCGCCGTTCCCGTTGCTGCGTACGCCGCAGAGTACACGGCTGCAGGCCCAGCTTTATGGCAAGGCGCACTTCGAGGGAGCGTTCTCGGCGCGCAACACGGAGAAGGCGTGGGACTTTGTTCCTCCGCTGCGCGAAGGCGCGCCGACGGCCAAGCCAGCGGAAGAAGATGCGTCGCACTTCATGATTCGCATGGTGCATAAGTATCCACACAAGGTGACGATTTATGCAGCGGGACCGCTGACGAATGTGGCGATGGCTTGCAGGCTTGACCCGCACTTTGCGGAGCTGGCGCAGGAGATCATCCTGATGGGGGGAAGCCTGAACCCGCAGACGGAGAAGCCGGAGTGGAGCAACTGGCCACGGCATGAGTTCAACTTCTGGTTTGACCCGGAGGCCGCGAGCATTGTGCTGCGGGCGCCATGGAAAAAGATTACGGTGACGACGATTGATGCGTCGCTGAAGACGCGGCCTGACCCCGAAGTGCTGGATGGGCTGGCGAAGGCGCACAGCGCTGCGGCCGAGTATGTGACGAAGTACACGCGGCGACCGGTGATGATCAACTACCTGTGGGATGAGCTGGCGGCTGCGGCGTGGCTTGATCCGAAGATCATTACGCGCGAGCAGGTGGCTTATATGGATGTGGATACGATGGCGGGGCCGAACTACGGCGATACGTTGACATACTCCGAAGATGCGAAGCCCGCGCTGCCGCTGAACATGGTTCATGCGCAGATGGATGTGGATCTGCCACGGTTGCAGAAGTATCTTGTCGAGCTGCTTTCCAAGCCTGCACCGAAGCCGTATATCGAGGAACTGACAAAGTGA
- a CDS encoding nucleoside hydrolase, translating into MIFDQDTDGIIGDNEDPLVMLLNAPNIDVLGVTVVTGNGWLKQETADVLKLLEDLKRPDVPVYMGAEFPLVQSRYTPVRLTKLYGGTRTDPFLGAYGEYSPGPDVVKPPFGGMPKLQPAKGHAAEFIIEQVHKYPHEVTIYCGGALTNLALAISLDPSVVELAQEVVFMGTSPEMQPKTVNVVYDPESAQMVLHAPWKKMTVITVDVAEKLHKTPEMAAAIAKGHNKVEAALYEELVMKPYREHKPQQWFRMPDELMAAYLIDPSIITSWKRFYIDIDTMPGMSYGASWYWDEVPKGYAGIAWPDKPEPKRQKPVPPPEAHVSDVAWDFDTARFTQMFLNLMTMPMAAHHEPK; encoded by the coding sequence GTGATCTTTGATCAGGATACGGACGGCATCATCGGAGATAACGAAGACCCGTTGGTGATGCTGTTGAACGCGCCGAACATTGATGTGCTGGGCGTAACGGTGGTGACAGGCAACGGATGGCTGAAGCAGGAGACGGCCGATGTGCTGAAGCTGCTGGAGGATTTGAAGCGGCCGGATGTGCCGGTGTACATGGGCGCGGAGTTCCCGCTGGTGCAGTCGCGCTATACGCCGGTGCGTTTGACGAAGCTGTATGGCGGGACGCGTACGGACCCGTTTCTGGGAGCGTATGGCGAGTACAGCCCGGGGCCGGATGTGGTGAAGCCGCCGTTTGGCGGGATGCCGAAGCTGCAGCCAGCGAAGGGGCATGCGGCGGAGTTCATCATCGAGCAGGTGCATAAGTATCCGCACGAGGTGACGATTTATTGCGGTGGTGCTTTGACGAACCTGGCGCTGGCGATCTCGCTGGACCCGAGCGTTGTGGAGCTGGCGCAGGAGGTTGTTTTTATGGGCACGAGCCCGGAGATGCAGCCGAAGACGGTGAATGTCGTCTATGACCCGGAGAGCGCGCAGATGGTGTTGCATGCGCCGTGGAAGAAGATGACGGTGATTACCGTGGACGTGGCCGAGAAGCTGCACAAGACGCCGGAGATGGCGGCTGCGATCGCAAAGGGGCACAATAAAGTAGAGGCTGCGCTTTACGAAGAGCTGGTGATGAAGCCGTATCGCGAGCATAAGCCTCAACAGTGGTTCCGTATGCCGGATGAGCTGATGGCGGCATACCTGATCGATCCTTCGATCATTACAAGTTGGAAGCGCTTCTATATCGATATCGACACGATGCCGGGCATGAGCTACGGCGCGAGTTGGTATTGGGATGAAGTGCCCAAGGGCTACGCCGGCATTGCATGGCCGGACAAGCCTGAGCCGAAGCGGCAGAAGCCTGTACCGCCGCCGGAGGCGCATGTGTCTGATGTGGCGTGGGACTTCGATACCGCCCGCTTCACGCAGATGTTTCTCAACCTGATGACCATGCCGATGGCAGCACATCACGAACCAAAGTAA
- a CDS encoding AAA family ATPase yields MEQQLATYRNYQSEDTWSRTTSLRGFPIDELRSVLQKNIRRGNVEEAAIAAFEFFSSGADAEEVLWRRLEIIATEDVGLGMPTAPAVIDALYKQAGRMADPGDRWIYCAHAVRLLATAPKDNMSMELSGWTRGVVESGERGVLVEDFMVDLHTRRGVGMGRTVAHWWENGAKLFNRIPGYDSKWGDYLRKKAGANVTNEE; encoded by the coding sequence ATGGAACAGCAACTCGCAACCTATCGCAATTATCAGAGCGAAGATACCTGGAGCCGCACGACGAGCCTTCGCGGCTTTCCGATCGATGAGCTGCGCTCGGTACTGCAGAAGAACATTCGCCGCGGCAATGTAGAAGAAGCCGCGATTGCAGCGTTTGAGTTTTTCTCGTCCGGAGCAGACGCGGAAGAGGTGCTGTGGCGCCGGTTGGAGATTATCGCGACCGAAGACGTTGGGCTGGGTATGCCGACGGCCCCGGCGGTGATCGACGCACTGTACAAGCAGGCTGGACGCATGGCCGACCCCGGTGATCGCTGGATCTACTGCGCTCATGCGGTGCGTTTGCTGGCGACGGCGCCTAAGGACAACATGTCGATGGAGCTTTCAGGCTGGACGCGTGGTGTGGTCGAGAGCGGCGAACGCGGCGTGCTGGTGGAAGACTTTATGGTCGACCTGCATACGCGCCGTGGCGTGGGCATGGGCCGCACGGTGGCTCACTGGTGGGAGAATGGGGCGAAGCTGTTCAACCGCATCCCGGGCTATGACTCGAAGTGGGGCGATTACCTTCGCAAGAAGGCTGGCGCGAACGTAACGAACGAGGAGTAA